The proteins below come from a single Miscanthus floridulus cultivar M001 chromosome 1, ASM1932011v1, whole genome shotgun sequence genomic window:
- the LOC136499649 gene encoding hydroxyacylglutathione hydrolase cytoplasmic-like — protein MKIIPVPCLEDNYAYLIVDESTKKAAAVDPVEPEKVLKAAGEVGAYVDCVLTTHHHWDHAGGNEKMRLQVPGIKVFGGLLDNVKGCTDQVENGTKLSLGKDIEILCLHTPCHTKGHISYYVTSKEGEDPAVFTGDTLFIAGCGKFFEGTAEQMYQSLIVTLGSLPKLTRVYCGHEYTVKNLKFILTVEPENEKTKQKLEWAEKQREANQPTVPSTIGDEFEINTFMRVDLPEIQAKFGANSPVEALRDVRKTKDNWKGENEVYCRPML, from the exons ATGAAGATCATCCCGGTCCCTTGCCTGGAGGACAACTATGCCTACCT AATCGTGGACGAGAGCACCAAGAAGGCGGCGGCCGTTGACCCTGTGGAACCGGAGAAGGTTCTCAAGGCGGCCGGCGAGGTTGGCGCCTACGTTGACTGCGTTCTCACCACCCATCACCACTG GGATCATGCTGGTGGCAATGAGAAGATGAGACTGCAGGTGCCAGGGATAAAGGTCTTTGGAGGATTACTGGACAATGTGAAAGGCTGCACTGATCAGGTGGAGAATGGAACTAAGTTGTCACTTGGGAAGGACATTGAGATACTATGCCTACACACGCCTTG CCACACTAAAGGTCATATTAGCTACTATGTTACTAGTAAGGAGGGGGAAGATCCAGCGGTCTTCACTGGAGATACCTTG TTCATTGCTGGTTGTGGGAAGTTTTTTGAGGGTACTGCAGAGCAAATGTATCAGTCCCTTATTGTTACACTGGGTTCGCTGCCAAAGTTAACTCGAGTTTACTGTGGGCATGAG TACACTGTGAAGAACCTAAAATTCATACTGACAGTCGAGCCAGAGAATGAGAAGACGAAACAGAAACTGGAATGGGCTGAAAAGCAGCGTGAAGCGAATCAGCCAACAGTGCCCTCGACTATAGGAGATGAGTTTGAGATAAATACATTCATGCGTGTTGATCTACCAGAAATACAG GCTAAATTCGGTGCCAACTCTCCAGTTGAAGCACTGAGAGATGTCAGGAAGACCAAGGATAACTGGAAAG GTGAGAATGAGGTTTACTGCCGTCCAATGCTTTGA